The following are from one region of the Populus trichocarpa isolate Nisqually-1 chromosome 8, P.trichocarpa_v4.1, whole genome shotgun sequence genome:
- the LOC7498225 gene encoding autophagy-related protein 8i encodes MGKVKSFKQESTFDDRLGESKNIIFKYPDRVPVIIERYSRTDLPEMEKRKYLVPRDMTIGQFIHILSSRLELTPGKALFIFVKNTLPQTASQMDSIYESYKDDDGFLYMCYSSEKTFG; translated from the exons ATGGGAAAGGTCAAGTCTTTTAAGCAGGAATCCACATTTG ATGATAGACTTGGAGAATCAAAGAATATCATTTTCAAATACCCAGATCGAGTTCCT GTGATTATTGAAAGATATTCAAGGACGGACCTGCCAGAAATGGAAAAGAGAAA ATACTTGGTTCCCCGAGACATGACTATCGGGCAATTCATCCACATTTTAAGTAGTAGACTAGAGTTAACTCCTGGAAAGGCTCTGTTCATTTTTGTGAAGAACACGTTGCCTCAAACAG CAAGTCAAATGGATTCAATCTATGAATCTTACAAGGACGATGACGGATTTCTGTACATGTGCTACAGCAGCGAAAAAACCTTTGGCTAA